The Mastacembelus armatus chromosome 4, fMasArm1.2, whole genome shotgun sequence genome segment TAGACAAGTCAGGAGTTTTTCCTGGTCCTCACTTTTCACACTGCCATTTGAAGATTAACACTTGATTTCAGTGTTAAGGCTTAGGGTtgaggttaggcatttagttgtgatggttaaaaTTAGGGTAAGGGTCTAGGCAATGTATTACGTCAGTGAGTTTCCTAATAACAAGGGTagaaaatactgtgtgtgtgctgaaatcaggctgtgtgtgttcagtacATGTACCGTATTCCTGACCCCTGATCACACAAAGTATTTTAATCCAAtcagtttcattttcacatgACTGTCACACACTTACTGCTGCTATGGTAACCtacagaggaaagagaaaatagtggagagagagaagggtaCATTGCCCTCTTTAATCACTgtgacatttacacacatggattttacattttatctgCGTAGTACGTCACTTTCTCTTCATGTTTCTGAGGAAATCTATACTGACttggcaaaaaagaaaagccactgtttcaacagaaatgaaaaaaatgaatgcagaCAGGGGTGGGAAATCACCAGTAACAAAACATTAGTTAAAACAATGATAGTATTGAAAATGTATGTAACATTGAATTCAAggggttttatttttctgcatgtgtgtctcaGAAATCTACAGCAATTTTGTTGCATACTAACAAAAGGTCAATAGAAATACATTGACTGAGGCAGTTAATTAAAAGAAAGGTTGTCAAAAAGCATTTTCCAGGTAATCAAAGTTGTTTtcataaaacagcagctttgaTCACAACTGGGgccaaacacacaaatacctATTTCCCTTGAGAGGTGAAAAGGTTAACATTTGCCCTGTGGTTTTTCTTATTGGCACGCTACCATCTGCTGCTTCTCAtttttctctgacatttccTGTTCTGTCTTCAAGTTGAACAATCAGTTGTTTACACTGCTAGTAGTTGTTGCGTTTATTCCTATGTGCTAGGAGTCTGCAtctgcaacttttttttaaaaacttgctCATATCCTGGAAGCTGCAGtctgtatttttcagtcttttaagGGTAAGTTATGATTTGGTGCTGAGCAAACAGGAGGCCACTGTCAGCAGATtgttatcctttttttttttttagcagtgagCAAAGCACTCTACCTTCTGGTCATGACTGGTATCATCACCCTGTATTTATGGTTCCAAACACCATGAAATACTGTAACACCGACATAATATTTCCATAGACGTTTTTCAAAACAATAGATCTACTAGTGACACTAGtaacatgaaacattttgtaGGAACATTTTGGAAGAAACAAAAGAgtaaaatgacacatttctcTAGAGTGCCCTTTGAGTCACTGAGTTTCAGCTTCCAAATTTGGGTAGactattattttttcatttttgttttcccccaTTTCATATTAAGAGTTTTTTTCCTGGAAGATTTTTGCATGCTGTATATTACTCAGACTAACAGGAAAATCTGCTTTCAGTGTTTATTCTTCCACTGTGTGACTCTGTGATATGCTTTATATTAAGAGATTAAAAGATTGAAAAAGCAAGTTCTTAGACAACCCTCCTGAAATGACTTGGTTTTGCATTTCAACAGTAATTATCATAACTGGTGGCACtttgcactttattttacataaaaggTTTAACAGAATTCTAACCCAACTTTATAAAGTAAGCATCTGTTTACTCAGAAGTTATTAGTTCAACACAATTGTCTCTGACAGGAAGgaagtgtgttttgtgcaaatgattttattcatacatagcagacagaacagaaaaagagaaggtgTCCTTTCCAGCTGAGAGCAGATGGTGACCTCCTAGAATACCTCTGGTTCTCAGCAGGAATCAGCTTTAAAATCAAGTCTACACTTGTTTAAACCTCTTAGGACCTGACCAGACTTCAGacctttttttattaaagttgcTGTTCCACACAGTCACATTGCAAGAGGTCAGGTTGGGGGCTGGATTAGAGTTATTAGAGTGGTAAGGGGGATAGAAACATACATTTCTCTCTTAAAAAAAGGTTCTTCTGagcattattattttctttgccTTCTCTATATGAACAGGCCACCAAATTTGCACACTAAACCATCACTTGCACTTTTTCAAAAATCATCTTGCAAGGGAAggttaaaatataaatttgttgtgaataaaaactaaaagatCCTAGTCTGACTACCCATTCCTCATCAGACAAAATACTTTAGCCCCTCCTTTTCTGACCACCATCTCCCACCTAATAATGCTTGCACAGCCCCTTGTATGAAGaataaccacaaaaaaaaaaaaaaaacaataatctggaaacacacagacagaaaaagcatTTGCAAAGTGTccattaaataattttaaaaaacagattctACTTTGCCTATGTTGTTGCTGCGCCTACTAAACTGATTAAGGattaatttcatgttttgcaAATATAATATGTACTGTTTGTTGTCCAGGCGCATCAAGCCACCACTACTGtgattaacattttaatgaatggCAATAACTATATGGAAAATaaaggataaataaaatatttttttttgtttgttttgctcttttttgtATTATCGGAGAGTATGCAAGAATAAATCACCCACTCCAgttacaagctacagttacagctTTGGAAAGtcacaaaacaggaaatttctttttctcttcatttttcctGCACCCTTCAAAAACAATCAacccacagacaaacacagacagacagacagacacacacacacatatacacacgtacacacattCTCTCTTAACCTAAATTTAGGGCAACTACTAGCACATTACAGTATAattgttaataataaaacaatgtattGTGACATCATTTACATCCAGCTCACATATCCATGGACAGGAGAGAACAAAAATGTGGCATGTGGCATGTTTGTAAGTCTTATTAAGAGCAGGGATCCCGTTTGAAGTCAAAGTTGAAAATTCTTAGTGTCTGCAGACTCTGTGCAGCTCATAACCACTTCATtacctccttcctcttcttcctctcttctgtctctctcagagCCACCAGAAGCGTACATAGACAATGAGCATGATGAAAAAGACACCACCAGCTGCCAGCTTGGCATAGGTGGAGCGGGTATTGAGATACTTGGCATCACTCTTGTACTTCTTTGACAAGCTGGACAAGTTACTAGCCTTGGAGTCGAGTGCTGCAGGGAGGAGAAACCAGAGGAAAGGAAACAGAAGTcgaaaacaaaagagaaaagaggacagTGAAAAAGGATATCAAAGAAATGCAAATCAggacaaaattaaaaacaaaaacatacagtattaatCACAGGCTTTTATTAgtcaaagaaacaacacaatgcATCAGTTCAACATGAACAGTTCCGAGGTAACATGGACTCACCAGAAAGAGcctctcctctctgcagcaCTTCCTCTATGTTGGCTACCATGATCCTCTGTACATCCTGTAGCTCTGTGTTGATGCTGCCCAGATTCCTTCTTGCTCGGCTGTCGATATACGACTTCTTGGTTTTTTGGATGTAGGTGTCTAAAGAGGCAGACATGAATAGTGAAAAGCATCCATGTTGGCCGTCAAAGATCTAGAACTACATTAATTTCTCCAACAGTGTAGCTTCTCCCAAAAACACTGGGCAGGAtttttgtcaaaatgtgaaacaaTCACTGACTGCTTTCAAATTACCCATAGTAATAGTACACAACAAAGTTGGTGATGACTGTAGCCTCAAAATGCTTACGTATAAAAAATGCAAGCGAAGAAGACTAACACTCTACCAACAAAATCTACCATCATCTTCAGTCTATTACAGGGAATTCACTCGGAAAGCAGGACTTCAGCAGAACATAGTAAGCACTATTTACGTAACTCACACAGACTGTCAGCAGCTTGTTAAGCTCAAAGGGCATCTGCCTAAAAAAATGGCCTTCACCACTAGGGGGTAAAAAAAATTTGCACCACATAACAGGAAATGTACAATATTTAAATAGCAGCGCTtggaaattatgttttataCATAAAACTACATTTGATACTACATTTGATAGTATGTTCAAGATGTGAGACACTCAAAATGCATCGAAAAATGCTTTCAGTGTGAAGTGGCCGAAATACTTTAATCACACTGTGTGACCTTTTGTCTCAGGTCAGGAAGTGACCACAGATGATCTTCATCtctaaaatgtgtgaaattgacagaaacagaaatattcaaTAAATTAAACTATTGAGATAAAGGTTAAAAGTGGTACAAAGTGGTACTGTAGCCTGTTCTACTGGCTACCATCACAAGGATATTTTGACCTGTGGAAAACAACTATAATATCAGAAATACAGTGGGACTAATGCTACTACTATTTGACCTCAGTGGTGGCACCAAATATGCCACACGTTTTTCTTCTTACCAAATTCAATGAAGGAGTAAGGTCGGGAAACTGTTGGGACCTTCTTTCCATGCTGCTCATGAAACTCTGCCTGGAGGTCTTCTAAGTAAGCAAAAGCCAGTTTTTTGGGAAAGCTGGCTTCACACAGCACAAGGTAGCACACTCCTTTCTCTATAAAATAGCTGCAGAAAGGACAAATAGAGAGATCATGGGTAATGCTTGAGCTTGAGACCTCAAAATGTGACATGTATTCTTGATGTTTTTAGGGAAGGGCACTACCTATTCAACATTATACAAGGAATctgtggtctttttttttttttttttttgcacagtccTTCATACTCACTGAAATGTCATGGAACCAGCCTCTAATGTGCAGCGTGTGGGACTCTGCTCATTGAGTTTTCTGAAGAGCTGCTTAGCCTGACTCTGATACTGCTGTAGATCCCTGCCCaactaaacaaacaaagaaacaataatAGTTATCACACAGCTTGTTCACAtcttcaaaaaataaatgtgtggtTACTTGCTGTGTTTgacaagacagacagaaatagcATTCACCCACAATTTCACACTATTTTCCTTCATGATGTTAATGTCTTGCCTTATAAAGTGTGGTGAAAATAAACagttgatgtaaaaaaaaaaaaaaaaaaaaaaaaaaaaaactacaaatggAGGCAGAGGTCGATGCTTCTTCTGAGACTGAAGGTGATGTctttaaaagaacaaataacCAATCGGACTGTTTGTGTAGTTTATGGTCAACACTGGGCTGGTGGATGCTGGTATTTCTTTGGGTGTTGTTGAAATGGCAGATTCTTTACAGCCACACTGACACTGTAGCATCACAGAAACATGCATGATATTGaagcacagagcagagacagaacaAACCTTTTCACTTCCCTTTTTGAAAGCAAACgagagagtgaggggaagaagTTAGACTCCTGATAGGTCATgctcaaacataaaaacacaaactgcactgTTGCACATTGATTAACATTGACGC includes the following:
- the sec22bb gene encoding vesicle-trafficking protein SEC22b-B, coding for MLLLTMIARLADGLPLAASMQEDEQLGRDLQQYQSQAKQLFRKLNEQSPTRCTLEAGSMTFHYFIEKGVCYLVLCEASFPKKLAFAYLEDLQAEFHEQHGKKVPTVSRPYSFIEFDTYIQKTKKSYIDSRARRNLGSINTELQDVQRIMVANIEEVLQRGEALSALDSKASNLSSLSKKYKSDAKYLNTRSTYAKLAAGGVFFIMLIVYVRFWWL